The window TTAGGTTTAGGAATTGTACAACTTCTTACTACCTTCCCAGAACATAAAAACACGTTACTCGCACTCAAGGAACAGCTAAAGCAACCACCAATTAGTTACGCAGCTCTACATTACTACCCTATACATGCCTTCTATTTAGTTAATGCTGTAGGTAAGCGGCAAGCCATAAAATACGAGTGGCATCCATTGAAGGAGGAAAAATCACCTTCCATCCTTGATAGCATTAATTTGTCCACCAATTATTTGAGCGAGGATTTGGAGAAACGACTCGAAAAGGGAACTGTATCGTTCGAGCTATATATTCGATTAGCAGAGGACACAGACCCTACAGATGATCCTACCGTCATTTGGCCAACTGACAGACAAAAAATTTTAGTAGGTCTATTAACAATAAATAAAAAAATATTTCCAACAGAAAGCATATTGTTCGACCCTACCATCGTTGGCAAAGGCATCGAATTACCAAATGATCCAATTCTCCATTTTAGGCATGAGGCGTATGCAGTATCGTACGATAGAAGAAATAAAGAAAACAAAAAAACACCCTAAACATTTAACGTACAATGTAAAGAGTGTATTACTTAACTTTTATGACTCGGCGAGGATTTAAGAACTCACATTCCAAGCTAATGAACTAATTATATACTTAATATTGTGAATAACCGTAACCAGGACTACCATAATTCCCTTGAGACCATGGATAGCCATATCTCGGAATCCTAGGATAAAATGGGTATCTTCGGTAAGGTGGATAATATGGGTATCTTTGGTATGGTGGGTAATATGGATAATACGGGTAATATGGATAATACGGGTAATATGGATACTGGGGATATCGAGGATACTGTGGGTATCTTTGGTAGCGTGGATACCTAGGATAGCCTTGTCGATAATCCGGACTTTCCTCTCTCCATTCATTTCCATATGGTAATACCATTCAACTTCACTCCTCATTCTAAAATAAATTCTCTTTAAAGTATGCATCTTTGTGAGGAGCGTTTAGGTTAAAATTGGGTCCAGTATTTTTTTTACTCATAAAAAAACCTCCGTTTGCTTTATCGCAAAATAAACGGAGGGTTACTTGTTATTATTACGTGCTATTTTCATCATAATAATAACACGCAAGTTCTTAGTGAAAACGTTGAAACGGTA is drawn from Psychrobacillus sp. INOP01 and contains these coding sequences:
- a CDS encoding catalase; its protein translation is MSNSLPQDAVHTLEQIQGKFPGYRRAHAKGEFYEAIFTPNGNAIPYTTAGHLQQAPVPATVRFSNSPPDPTAADFLSPAKGMSIHFLQPDGFTSHQVCTTIPMFITSDPKTFIEMLKILGSHKTGIHSIDLGLGIVQLLTTFPEHKNTLLALKEQLKQPPISYAALHYYPIHAFYLVNAVGKRQAIKYEWHPLKEEKSPSILDSINLSTNYLSEDLEKRLEKGTVSFELYIRLAEDTDPTDDPTVIWPTDRQKILVGLLTINKKIFPTESILFDPTIVGKGIELPNDPILHFRHEAYAVSYDRRNKENKKTP